One Halobaculum sp. CBA1158 DNA segment encodes these proteins:
- a CDS encoding ferredoxin--nitrite reductase: MPTDVENWKSEVYGNEIREHLMEFAEEGWESIPEDEHDAWFERFKWWGLYHQRNGQESYFMMRIGTPNGVLTPGQTEVVADIADEYARGPGENPEFGDAYVDWTTRQSIQLHWIRLEDVPEIFEKLEANGLSTQQACGDSWRNIVGCPVAGKDSNEFVDALPVAMDLNETFKGNDDHANLPRKWKVSVTGCEEGCGQGDINDLAFEPAEKDGVKGFNVRVGGGLSRNEPRLARSIDVFVPPEDADAVAGGISALFNDHGDREDRYNARMKFLTDEWGTEKIRRVLQEDYVDFELQTAGEDLRDEYTYNSGRNDDGHHDHVGVHEQNDGNYYVGLNVLVGRMGADDTRELARIADEYGSGEVRVTQRQNVIVTDVPEEDLDDLLAEDLLDTYEPDPHTFMRGSIACTGTEFCSLSIVETKNRQVRYARWLKENVEVPAGVEDFHIHLSGCTASCAQPQIADISLRGMKTRKDGEPVEALDIGLGGGLGAEPRFAEWVEQRVPADEVPGAIENLLANFEERRQGDESFRDFVERTDEEALAELVEPEETDYEDPYMHNTKMTWYPYADEDDMDDSPAPARADGSPIPSDD; the protein is encoded by the coding sequence ATGCCGACGGACGTCGAAAACTGGAAATCGGAGGTGTACGGCAACGAGATCAGGGAGCACCTGATGGAGTTCGCCGAGGAGGGGTGGGAGTCGATCCCGGAGGACGAACACGACGCCTGGTTCGAGCGCTTCAAGTGGTGGGGGCTGTACCACCAGCGGAACGGCCAGGAGAGCTACTTCATGATGCGGATCGGGACGCCCAACGGCGTGCTGACGCCGGGCCAGACCGAGGTCGTCGCCGACATCGCCGACGAGTACGCCCGCGGCCCCGGGGAGAACCCCGAGTTCGGCGACGCGTACGTCGACTGGACGACCCGCCAGTCGATCCAACTCCACTGGATCCGCCTGGAGGACGTGCCCGAGATATTCGAGAAGCTGGAGGCGAACGGCCTCTCCACCCAGCAGGCGTGCGGTGACTCCTGGCGTAACATCGTCGGCTGCCCCGTCGCCGGCAAGGACTCCAACGAGTTCGTCGACGCGCTGCCGGTCGCGATGGACCTCAACGAGACGTTCAAGGGCAACGACGACCACGCCAACCTCCCGCGAAAGTGGAAAGTGAGCGTCACCGGCTGCGAGGAGGGCTGCGGCCAGGGCGACATCAACGACCTCGCGTTCGAGCCGGCCGAGAAGGACGGCGTGAAGGGCTTCAACGTCCGCGTCGGCGGCGGTCTCTCGCGCAACGAGCCACGCCTCGCCCGCAGCATCGACGTGTTCGTCCCGCCGGAGGACGCCGACGCGGTCGCGGGCGGCATCTCGGCGCTGTTCAACGACCACGGCGACCGCGAGGACCGCTACAACGCCCGGATGAAGTTCCTCACCGACGAGTGGGGCACCGAGAAGATCCGCCGGGTCCTCCAGGAGGACTACGTCGACTTCGAGCTCCAGACCGCCGGCGAGGACCTCCGCGACGAGTACACGTACAACTCCGGGCGTAACGACGACGGCCACCACGACCACGTCGGCGTCCACGAGCAGAACGACGGCAACTACTACGTCGGGCTGAACGTCCTCGTCGGCCGGATGGGCGCGGACGACACCCGTGAGCTCGCACGCATCGCCGACGAGTACGGCTCCGGCGAGGTGCGCGTCACCCAGCGCCAGAACGTCATCGTCACCGACGTGCCCGAGGAGGACCTCGACGACCTGCTCGCCGAGGACCTGCTCGACACCTACGAGCCGGACCCGCACACGTTCATGCGCGGCTCCATCGCCTGCACGGGCACGGAGTTCTGCTCGCTGTCGATCGTCGAGACGAAGAACCGGCAGGTGCGGTACGCCCGCTGGCTCAAGGAGAACGTCGAGGTGCCGGCGGGCGTCGAGGACTTCCACATCCACCTGTCTGGCTGCACCGCCTCCTGCGCGCAGCCGCAGATCGCCGACATCAGTCTCCGCGGGATGAAGACCCGCAAGGACGGCGAACCGGTCGAGGCGCTGGACATCGGCCTCGGCGGCGGCCTCGGCGCAGAGCCGCGCTTCGCCGAGTGGGTCGAACAGCGCGTGCCCGCCGACGAGGTTCCCGGCGCGATCGAGAACCTCCTCGCGAACTTCGAGGAGCGTCGCCAGGGCGACGAGTCGTTCCGCGACTTCGTCGAGCGCACCGACGAGGAGGCGCTCGCCGAACTCGTCGAGCCCGAGGAGACGGACTACGAGGACCCGTACATGCACAACACGAAGATGACGTGGTACCCCTACGCCGACGAGGACGACATGGACGACTCGCCCGCACCGGCGCGCGCGGACGGCAGTCCTATCCCCTCGGACGACTGA
- a CDS encoding DUF6360 family protein yields MPDRLIRVNAYTTFDLLDGHARGHDFDEEAVAVLNVTAPREDPDHVTLELELDNTGLEELPAHAEGVTLSAAEARELAGELETYAARVEAATDDA; encoded by the coding sequence ATGCCCGACCGGCTCATCCGCGTCAACGCCTACACCACCTTCGACCTGCTCGACGGCCACGCCCGCGGCCACGACTTCGACGAGGAGGCGGTCGCAGTGTTGAACGTCACGGCACCGCGCGAGGACCCCGACCACGTCACCCTCGAACTCGAACTCGACAACACGGGGCTGGAGGAACTCCCCGCCCACGCGGAGGGCGTCACCCTCTCGGCGGCCGAGGCGCGCGAACTCGCGGGCGAACTGGAGACGTACGCCGCCCGCGTCGAGGCGGCGACCGACGACGCCTGA
- a CDS encoding aldolase/citrate lyase family protein translates to MTDRSGLRATLRANPAGHWLSLPSPQVAEALALTDADFVVIDTEHAPTGIETVEETVRAVDAAGDGGRDRGGDACDDRAGDACDDRAGDACDDRGGDACDDRGGDGDATETAPVVRVAWNDHVRIKRVLDTGAAGVMAPQVNAREEAESFVAAARYPPAGRRGVAGARASGYGRDLADYYADANDRVATIAQIETAEAVANAGDIAGVDGLDALLVGPADLSSDLGVFGEYGSERFESAVGDVLDASEIPVGTLATSPTEVDRWASLGFDFQIVGTDAGYLLDGAEASLARYDRRGAE, encoded by the coding sequence ATGACCGACCGATCCGGCCTCCGGGCGACGCTCCGAGCGAACCCCGCCGGCCATTGGCTGTCGCTCCCGTCGCCGCAGGTCGCCGAGGCGCTCGCGCTCACCGACGCTGACTTCGTCGTGATCGACACCGAACACGCGCCGACGGGCATCGAGACCGTCGAGGAGACCGTCCGCGCGGTCGACGCCGCCGGCGACGGCGGTCGCGACCGCGGCGGCGATGCGTGCGACGACCGCGCTGGCGACGCGTGCGACGACCGCGCCGGCGACGCGTGCGACGACCGCGGCGGCGACGCGTGCGACGACCGCGGCGGCGACGGCGACGCCACGGAGACCGCCCCGGTCGTGCGCGTCGCCTGGAACGATCACGTCCGGATCAAGCGCGTCCTCGATACGGGCGCGGCCGGCGTGATGGCCCCGCAGGTGAACGCCCGCGAGGAGGCGGAGTCGTTCGTCGCGGCCGCGCGCTACCCGCCCGCGGGCCGACGGGGCGTCGCCGGTGCGCGCGCGTCGGGCTACGGCCGGGATCTGGCCGACTACTACGCGGACGCGAACGACCGCGTCGCGACGATCGCACAGATCGAGACCGCCGAGGCGGTCGCGAACGCCGGCGACATCGCCGGCGTCGACGGTCTCGACGCCCTGCTCGTCGGCCCCGCGGACCTCTCCTCGGACCTGGGCGTCTTCGGCGAGTACGGCTCCGAGCGGTTCGAGTCGGCCGTCGGCGACGTGCTCGACGCGAGCGAGATCCCGGTCGGCACGCTCGCCACGTCGCCGACGGAGGTCGACCGGTGGGCGAGCCTCGGCTTCGACTTCCAGATCGTCGGCACCGACGCGGGCTACCTGCTTGACGGCGCGGAGGCGTCGCTGGCGCGGTACGACCGACGCGGCGCGGAGTGA
- a CDS encoding DUF1684 domain-containing protein, which translates to MTDDNADAADADSGVDPDDEWVSQLREMRAEKDEFFASDPQSPLDPAHSDGFDGLDYFDPNPAYRVEADVTVHDDLETTELTVRNGTAERFHEVATLSFTVPTADGDAVEETLSALRAEGSRALFLPFRDKTTGQQTYDGGRYMDLHPKGDLADVDAVTLDFNLAYTPFCAFSDAFACPLPPTENWLDVAVPAGERTPDLE; encoded by the coding sequence ATGACCGACGACAACGCCGACGCCGCGGACGCCGACTCCGGCGTCGACCCCGACGACGAGTGGGTCTCACAGCTCCGCGAGATGCGCGCCGAGAAGGACGAGTTCTTCGCGAGCGACCCGCAGTCACCGCTCGACCCCGCACACAGCGACGGGTTCGACGGCCTCGACTACTTCGACCCGAACCCGGCCTATCGCGTCGAGGCGGACGTGACGGTCCACGACGACCTCGAGACCACGGAGTTGACCGTCCGCAACGGCACGGCCGAGCGCTTCCACGAGGTCGCGACGCTGTCGTTCACCGTCCCGACGGCCGACGGCGACGCGGTCGAGGAGACGCTGTCGGCGCTTCGCGCCGAGGGGTCGCGGGCGCTGTTCCTCCCGTTTCGCGACAAGACGACCGGACAGCAGACGTACGACGGCGGCCGATACATGGACCTGCACCCCAAGGGCGACCTCGCCGACGTCGACGCGGTGACGCTGGACTTCAACCTCGCGTACACCCCGTTTTGCGCGTTCTCGGACGCGTTCGCGTGTCCGCTGCCGCCGACGGAGAACTGGCTCGACGTGGCGGTGCCGGCGGGCGAGCGGACGCCGGATCTCGAGTGA
- a CDS encoding PGF-CTERM sorting domain-containing protein, giving the protein MTTRHALPALVLLSVLVGAVALTGGVAVAQENGTASVSIDDQTATDEVTIDSATLPDGGFIVVYNASSAIVATSDALDAGTHENVTLSVSPAFERSQVVVAEVRMNNGSESFNASEDAPYTNDNGQPVGDTAYVTVDTGDTSTETTDASETTEAPETTEAPETTAADDGTTETTESTETSFPGFGAVAALVALVGAALLARR; this is encoded by the coding sequence ATGACCACTCGACACGCACTCCCCGCGCTCGTACTGCTCTCCGTGCTGGTCGGTGCCGTCGCCCTGACGGGCGGCGTCGCCGTCGCACAAGAGAACGGAACCGCATCCGTAAGCATCGACGACCAGACCGCGACCGACGAGGTGACGATCGACTCCGCGACGCTGCCCGACGGCGGATTCATCGTCGTCTACAACGCCTCCAGCGCCATCGTCGCCACCAGCGACGCGCTCGACGCCGGCACGCACGAGAACGTCACCCTCTCTGTGTCGCCCGCCTTCGAGCGCAGCCAGGTCGTCGTCGCCGAGGTCCGTATGAACAACGGCAGCGAGTCGTTCAACGCCAGCGAGGACGCGCCGTACACGAACGACAACGGCCAGCCGGTCGGTGACACCGCGTACGTGACCGTCGATACCGGCGACACGTCGACCGAGACCACCGACGCCTCCGAAACCACCGAGGCACCCGAGACGACTGAGGCACCCGAGACGACCGCCGCTGACGACGGGACGACCGAAACCACCGAGTCGACTGAGACGAGCTTCCCCGGCTTCGGAGCCGTCGCCGCCCTCGTCGCGCTCGTCGGTGCCGCCCTGCTCGCCCGCCGGTAA
- the sucD gene encoding succinate--CoA ligase subunit alpha codes for MSIFVDDDTRVVVQGITGGEGKFHTEQMLAYGTNVVAGAVPGKGGEEVAGVPVYDTVDEAVDAEDADASVVFVPPAFAGDAVFEALDTDLDLVVAITEGIPTQDMAKVNKRLSEVDTQLLGPNCPGIITPGEAKLGILPGNIFEAGNVGLVSRSGTLTYQVVSNLTERGIGQTTAIGIGGDPIIGTSFVDALEAFEADPDTDAVVMCGEIGGEDEEQAARFIAENMDTPVAGFIAGRTAPPGKRMGHAGAIVSGSGTGTAESKIGALNDAGVPVGDTPNEVADYIEDFL; via the coding sequence ATGAGCATTTTCGTCGACGACGACACCCGCGTCGTGGTGCAGGGCATCACGGGCGGGGAAGGCAAGTTCCACACCGAACAGATGCTGGCGTACGGCACGAACGTCGTCGCGGGCGCTGTGCCCGGCAAGGGCGGCGAGGAGGTCGCCGGCGTCCCCGTCTACGACACCGTCGACGAGGCCGTCGACGCCGAGGACGCCGACGCCTCGGTCGTGTTCGTCCCGCCGGCGTTCGCCGGCGACGCCGTCTTCGAGGCGCTGGACACGGATCTGGACCTCGTGGTCGCCATCACCGAGGGGATCCCGACCCAGGACATGGCGAAGGTGAACAAGCGCCTCTCGGAGGTCGACACGCAACTGCTGGGTCCCAACTGCCCCGGCATCATCACGCCCGGCGAGGCGAAGCTCGGCATCCTCCCCGGCAACATCTTCGAGGCCGGCAACGTGGGGCTCGTCTCCCGGTCGGGGACCCTCACGTACCAGGTCGTCTCGAACCTCACCGAGCGCGGCATCGGCCAGACGACCGCCATCGGCATCGGCGGCGACCCGATCATCGGCACCTCCTTCGTCGACGCGCTGGAGGCGTTCGAGGCCGACCCCGACACCGACGCCGTCGTCATGTGCGGCGAGATCGGCGGCGAGGACGAGGAGCAGGCCGCGCGGTTCATCGCCGAGAACATGGACACGCCCGTCGCCGGCTTCATCGCCGGCCGCACGGCCCCGCCGGGCAAGCGCATGGGCCACGCGGGCGCTATCGTCTCCGGGTCGGGCACCGGCACCGCCGAGTCGAAGATCGGCGCGCTCAACGACGCGGGCGTCCCCGTCGGCGACACCCCCAACGAGGTCGCCGACTACATCGAGGACTTCCTGTAG
- the sucC gene encoding ADP-forming succinate--CoA ligase subunit beta, translating to MKLHEYQAKQVFADAGIPTPDSRLASTVDEVMDAVDEIGYPAAIKAQVHVGGRGKAGGIEIATSEAEAREAAESILGMDLKGYTVDTVLVEAGVDFENELYVGITMDRNEGEPVAMVSTEGGVDIESVAEETPEKIAREHIDPAFGLHPYQARKVVFEAGIPSDVAMDVASILGTLYDLYESKDASEIEINPVMVTADREVVAADAVMNIDEDALFRQPELAEMEDEAAGDELEAKANEYGFDYVRLSGNVGIIGNGAGLVMTTLDLVDHYGGSPANFLDVGGGAKAERVANALDMVFSDENVDSVVFNIFGGITRGDEVAKGINEALEQFDEIPKPVVVRLAGTNAEEGMEILNEDLVQVEGTLEDAVQRAVKNAQEVTQ from the coding sequence ATGAAACTTCACGAATATCAGGCGAAGCAGGTCTTCGCCGACGCCGGGATCCCGACCCCGGACTCGCGGCTCGCGTCCACCGTCGACGAGGTCATGGACGCGGTCGACGAGATCGGCTACCCGGCGGCCATCAAGGCGCAGGTCCACGTCGGCGGACGTGGGAAGGCTGGGGGCATCGAGATCGCCACGAGCGAGGCGGAGGCGCGCGAGGCCGCCGAGTCCATCCTGGGGATGGACCTCAAGGGCTACACCGTCGACACGGTCCTCGTCGAGGCCGGCGTCGACTTCGAGAACGAGCTGTACGTCGGCATCACGATGGACCGCAACGAGGGCGAGCCCGTCGCGATGGTCTCCACCGAGGGAGGCGTCGACATCGAGTCCGTCGCCGAGGAGACGCCCGAGAAGATCGCCCGCGAGCACATCGACCCCGCGTTCGGCCTGCACCCGTATCAGGCCCGGAAGGTCGTCTTCGAGGCCGGCATCCCGAGCGACGTGGCGATGGACGTGGCGTCGATCCTGGGGACGCTGTACGACCTGTACGAGTCGAAGGACGCCTCCGAGATCGAGATCAACCCCGTCATGGTCACCGCCGACCGCGAGGTCGTCGCCGCGGACGCTGTGATGAACATCGACGAGGACGCGCTGTTCCGCCAGCCCGAACTGGCGGAGATGGAAGACGAGGCCGCCGGCGACGAGCTGGAGGCGAAGGCCAACGAGTACGGCTTCGACTACGTCCGCCTGTCGGGCAACGTCGGCATCATCGGTAACGGCGCGGGCCTGGTGATGACGACGCTCGACCTCGTGGACCACTACGGCGGCTCGCCCGCCAACTTCCTCGACGTCGGCGGTGGCGCGAAGGCCGAGCGCGTCGCGAACGCGCTGGACATGGTGTTCTCCGACGAGAACGTCGACTCGGTCGTGTTCAACATCTTCGGCGGGATCACCCGCGGCGACGAGGTCGCCAAGGGGATCAACGAGGCGCTGGAGCAGTTCGACGAGATACCCAAGCCGGTCGTCGTCCGCCTCGCGGGGACGAACGCCGAGGAGGGAATGGAGATCCTCAACGAGGACCTCGTGCAGGTCGAGGGGACCCTGGAGGACGCGGTGCAGCGTGCGGTCAAGAACGCACAGGAGGTGACCCAATGA
- a CDS encoding NADPH:quinone reductase: protein MRAVRFHEHGDESVLQVEELDRPDPAPDEVLVEVAAAGVNPVDTYFREGSYEPYGLPAIPGVDAAGEAVAVGEAVEGVAVGDPVVATGLSSTIPGGYAEYVAVPDDRFAVLPAGADLVAAGGAGVAAVTAWRALIQHATLRPAETVLIHGGSGGVGHAAVQVAAATGAHTIATAAEGYHDAVRGLGADAVFDYGRDDLAAAITDAAGGDGVDVILDHRLDEYLGFDAEVAAQGCRVVGIGENDPAIGFPNSAAARGTDLNLQLMSMFNTPSLADALADIGSLWGEDVSIEVADSYGLEEAAEAQQDVMTESFLGKLVIEP, encoded by the coding sequence ATGCGCGCGGTTCGATTCCACGAGCACGGCGACGAATCGGTCCTCCAGGTGGAGGAACTCGACCGGCCCGACCCGGCCCCCGACGAGGTGCTCGTCGAGGTAGCCGCCGCGGGCGTCAACCCCGTGGACACGTACTTCCGCGAGGGCTCTTACGAGCCGTACGGTCTGCCCGCGATCCCGGGCGTCGACGCCGCCGGCGAGGCCGTCGCTGTGGGCGAGGCCGTCGAGGGGGTCGCCGTCGGCGACCCGGTGGTCGCGACCGGGCTCTCCTCGACGATACCGGGCGGGTACGCCGAGTACGTCGCCGTCCCCGACGACCGATTCGCCGTGCTGCCGGCGGGGGCGGACCTCGTCGCCGCCGGCGGCGCGGGCGTCGCCGCCGTCACCGCCTGGCGAGCGCTGATCCAGCACGCGACCCTCCGGCCCGCCGAGACCGTGTTGATCCACGGCGGCTCCGGCGGCGTCGGCCACGCCGCCGTCCAGGTCGCGGCCGCGACGGGCGCACACACGATCGCGACGGCCGCCGAGGGCTACCACGACGCCGTCCGCGGGCTGGGCGCGGACGCCGTGTTCGACTACGGCCGCGACGATCTCGCCGCGGCGATCACCGACGCCGCCGGCGGCGACGGCGTCGACGTGATCCTCGATCACCGCCTCGACGAGTACCTCGGCTTCGACGCCGAGGTCGCCGCCCAGGGCTGTCGCGTCGTCGGCATCGGCGAGAACGACCCCGCGATCGGCTTCCCGAACTCCGCGGCCGCCCGCGGCACGGACCTGAACCTCCAGCTCATGTCGATGTTCAACACGCCGAGCCTGGCGGACGCGCTCGCGGACATCGGGTCGCTGTGGGGCGAGGACGTCTCGATCGAGGTGGCCGACAGCTACGGACTGGAGGAGGCTGCCGAGGCGCAACAGGACGTGATGACCGAGAGCTTCCTCGGGAAACTCGTCATCGAGCCGTAA